From a region of the Neobacillus niacini genome:
- a CDS encoding IS1182 family transposase, translating into MLTKNTQTNRDQIEMIALEQLVPVNHLVRKIEAAIDFSFIYSLVQDMYSSERGRPSIDPVVLIKMAFIQYTFGIRSMRKTIEEIETNTAYRWFLGFGFYDKVPHFSTFGKNYERRFKDTDLFEQIFYRILKEASEKKLISSEHVFIDSTHVKASANKKKFEKKVVRKESKAYEARLQEEINKDREDHGKKPFPPDKFDKEELKEIKESTTDPESGYYVKDERTKQFAYSFHAAADRNGFVLGAIVTPGNIHDSVVFEPLLEKIIEKHGKPEAVAADAGYKTSPIAQYVFEHDMTPVLPYTRPRTKEGYLKKQEYVYDEYYDCYICPQGQVLKYSTTTKDGKRQYFSNPIECQNCPLLSQCTQSKEHKKLIERHVWEHYLEEADHLRHTQENKTIYARRKETIERVFADAKEKHGMRWTTLRGLKKLSMQAMLTFAAMNLKKMANWTWKGPEMA; encoded by the coding sequence ATGCTTACTAAAAATACACAGACAAATCGTGACCAAATAGAAATGATTGCTTTAGAACAACTAGTACCTGTAAACCATTTGGTCCGCAAAATCGAAGCGGCTATTGATTTTTCATTTATCTATTCACTCGTTCAAGACATGTATTCTTCTGAACGGGGACGTCCGAGTATTGACCCTGTAGTATTGATTAAGATGGCTTTCATCCAATATACCTTCGGTATTCGCTCCATGCGTAAAACTATTGAAGAAATCGAAACCAATACGGCATATCGATGGTTTTTAGGCTTTGGTTTTTATGATAAGGTACCTCACTTTTCAACTTTTGGTAAAAACTACGAGCGACGCTTTAAGGATACCGATTTATTTGAGCAGATTTTCTATCGAATTTTGAAGGAAGCCTCAGAGAAGAAATTGATTAGTAGTGAGCACGTATTTATTGATTCTACTCATGTAAAGGCTAGCGCAAACAAGAAGAAATTTGAGAAGAAAGTAGTTAGAAAAGAATCGAAAGCATATGAGGCACGTCTACAAGAAGAGATCAATAAAGACCGAGAAGATCACGGAAAAAAGCCATTTCCTCCAGATAAGTTTGATAAAGAAGAATTAAAAGAAATTAAAGAAAGCACGACTGACCCAGAGAGTGGTTATTACGTAAAGGACGAACGAACGAAACAGTTCGCATATTCATTTCATGCAGCTGCGGATCGAAATGGTTTTGTTTTGGGGGCAATTGTAACGCCGGGGAATATTCATGATAGCGTTGTTTTCGAGCCACTACTCGAGAAGATAATAGAGAAACATGGAAAACCTGAAGCTGTTGCGGCTGACGCTGGTTATAAAACATCTCCAATTGCCCAATATGTATTTGAACACGATATGACACCAGTTCTACCATATACTCGCCCTCGTACAAAAGAAGGTTATCTTAAAAAACAAGAGTATGTTTACGATGAGTACTACGATTGTTATATCTGTCCGCAAGGACAAGTATTGAAATATTCAACGACGACGAAGGATGGAAAGCGCCAGTATTTCTCTAATCCGATTGAATGTCAAAATTGTCCATTGCTTTCCCAATGCACTCAGAGTAAAGAACATAAAAAACTCATTGAGCGTCATGTGTGGGAACACTATTTGGAGGAAGCGGATCACCTTCGTCATACTCAAGAGAATAAAACCATTTATGCACGTCGTAAAGAAACGATTGAACGTGTCTTTGCGGATGCTAAGGAAAAGCATGGTATGCGTTGGACAACCTTAAGAGGTTTAAAAAAATTGTCCATGCAGGCGATGCTTACTTTTGCTGCCATGAACTTGAAAAAGATGGCCAACTGGACCTGGAAAGGTCCAGAAATGGCGTAA
- a CDS encoding OsmC family protein codes for MRSTITWTGDMAFTGITPSGHELRMDAAPEVGGQNSGPRPTELLLYSLAGCTGIDIVMILKKMRLELTGFSMEVEGTRADTEPKKFTDFHIHYSVEGDLPEEKVVRAIQLSKDKYCSVSHSLSANIVASYSINGVKGNKVL; via the coding sequence ATGAGATCAACGATAACTTGGACAGGCGATATGGCTTTTACTGGTATAACACCTTCAGGACACGAATTAAGAATGGACGCTGCACCAGAAGTTGGTGGTCAAAATAGTGGACCTAGACCGACAGAGCTACTCCTTTATTCGCTTGCAGGCTGCACAGGAATTGACATCGTGATGATTTTGAAGAAAATGCGTTTAGAGTTAACTGGTTTTTCCATGGAAGTAGAGGGGACACGTGCGGATACAGAACCGAAGAAATTTACCGACTTTCATATTCACTATTCAGTAGAAGGGGACCTGCCAGAAGAAAAGGTAGTCCGCGCCATCCAATTGTCAAAAGACAAATACTGCTCCGTTTCCCATTCACTAAGTGCAAACATAGTCGCAAGCTATTCGATTAACGGAGTCAAAGGCAATAAAGTGTTATAG
- a CDS encoding J domain-containing protein, with protein sequence MLNVKEVTEQLRAEGITDSEQVVIRWILDGKIKARRTKHLNLEYSITPVDLASFILEKKIENKTKQFGVDFLNWEKTFRDNQKLKEEIEQLKTTIRIEQAKNRSLKRMLKAEYELTDTPPLTLNSILGLDPGADMDVIRKEYKKLLKALHPDRGGDERLFKVFYEHYEKVKDSAKS encoded by the coding sequence ATGTTAAATGTTAAAGAGGTTACGGAACAGCTTCGAGCTGAGGGGATTACTGATAGTGAACAGGTTGTCATTCGTTGGATTCTCGATGGGAAAATTAAAGCCAGAAGAACAAAGCACCTAAATCTCGAATACTCCATAACTCCCGTTGATTTAGCGTCTTTTATTTTGGAAAAAAAGATAGAGAACAAAACCAAGCAGTTCGGAGTAGATTTTCTCAATTGGGAAAAAACGTTTCGTGACAATCAAAAATTGAAAGAAGAAATTGAACAGTTAAAAACGACAATTCGGATCGAACAAGCAAAAAATCGATCCTTAAAAAGAATGCTAAAAGCAGAATATGAGCTTACCGATACTCCGCCGTTGACCCTAAACTCGATATTAGGATTAGATCCTGGTGCAGATATGGATGTTATTAGGAAAGAATACAAAAAATTATTAAAAGCCCTTCACCCCGACCGAGGCGGAGATGAACGGCTATTTAAAGTGTTTTATGAACATTATGAAAAAGTAAAGGATTCAGCAAAAAGCTGA